From Orenia marismortui DSM 5156, one genomic window encodes:
- the pdxS gene encoding pyridoxal 5'-phosphate synthase lyase subunit PdxS has protein sequence MTERYELNKNLAQMLKGGVIMDVTTPEEAKIAEEAGAVAVMALERVPADIRKEGGVARASDPAMIKEIIEAVSIPVMAKARIGHFVEAQVLEALGVDYIDESEVLTPADEDNHIDKTLFSVPFVCGATNLGEALRRIGEGASMIRTKGEAGTGNVVEAVRHMRTLNSQIRRLTTMDSHELMAAAKELRAPFDLVKYVAENGKLPVVNFAAGGVATPADAALMMQLGCDGVFVGSGIFKSGDPAKRARAIVKATAHYDDPNIIAEVSENIGEAMVGINISTLDDNEKLAHRGW, from the coding sequence ATGACAGAAAGATATGAGTTAAACAAGAACCTAGCACAGATGTTAAAAGGTGGAGTAATTATGGATGTAACCACTCCAGAAGAAGCAAAAATTGCTGAGGAAGCTGGGGCAGTTGCTGTTATGGCTTTAGAAAGAGTTCCTGCTGATATTCGTAAGGAAGGTGGAGTTGCTAGAGCATCTGATCCAGCAATGATTAAAGAGATTATCGAAGCTGTATCTATTCCAGTAATGGCTAAGGCAAGAATTGGCCATTTTGTAGAAGCACAAGTTTTAGAAGCTTTAGGTGTAGACTACATAGATGAAAGCGAAGTATTAACACCTGCTGATGAAGATAATCATATAGATAAGACATTATTTAGTGTTCCTTTTGTCTGTGGGGCTACTAACTTAGGTGAGGCATTACGTCGTATTGGTGAAGGAGCTAGTATGATTAGAACTAAAGGTGAGGCTGGAACAGGAAATGTTGTAGAGGCTGTTAGACATATGAGAACTTTAAACTCTCAAATTAGACGATTAACTACTATGGATAGTCATGAGCTGATGGCTGCTGCTAAAGAACTAAGAGCTCCTTTTGATTTAGTTAAATATGTAGCTGAAAATGGAAAATTACCTGTAGTTAACTTTGCTGCTGGTGGTGTTGCTACTCCTGCTGATGCCGCATTAATGATGCAACTTGGGTGTGATGGAGTATTTGTAGGATCTGGAATCTTTAAATCAGGAGATCCCGCTAAAAGAGCTAGAGCAATTGTTAAAGCTACTGCTCACTATGATGACCCTAATATTATTGCTGAAGTATCAGAGAATATCGGTGAAGCAATGGTAGGAATTAATATCAGTACATTAGATGATAATGAAAAATTAGCCCATCGAGGATGGTAG
- the pdxR gene encoding MocR-like pyridoxine biosynthesis transcription factor PdxR: protein MIESIQLDKNSNRHLYIQLYSQLRELIEIGELKEHSKLPSIRKFSKELGVNNVTVVNAYNLLEEEKLLYKKVGSGTFVAPKEIVQDEEEIYLDDDIYIDEDTKFVDKKGMLKEDKLINFATAAPTPDLFPIAPFKRLLNKVLDRDGGYAFGYQKSQGYMPLRDSISKYIKSYDIDAKLDEIQIVSGAQQGIDILAKTFLDYGDTVFVERPTYPGAISVFKSRRANIVDITIESDGINIEELETKLKVNKAKFLYLMPNFQNPTGYSYSQEKKNKILELAREHDLLIIEDDCLSDLNYGVNKKLSLKSQDTEGRVIYIKSFSKIFMPGLRLAFLIIPQRYFNDILLSKYMSDIFTDGLVQRVLDLYFREEVWEKQISKVEKTYQKRYEVMIKSLKSNLPVEINFNPPLGGLNVWLDLPEGISGKKIHDKGLKEGINIAPGQVFYNSQREENKLRLSIAAVTTKEIEMGIKILSKIIKEELSNQEYDWDNSIMPLI from the coding sequence ATGATTGAATCGATACAATTAGATAAAAATTCTAATAGACATTTATATATCCAGCTATATAGTCAATTAAGAGAGTTAATTGAAATTGGGGAGTTAAAGGAGCATAGTAAATTACCTTCAATTCGAAAATTTTCTAAAGAGTTAGGAGTTAATAATGTAACTGTTGTTAATGCTTACAATCTTTTAGAAGAAGAGAAATTGCTTTATAAAAAAGTGGGAAGTGGAACCTTTGTCGCTCCAAAAGAGATAGTTCAAGATGAAGAAGAAATATACTTAGATGATGATATCTATATTGATGAAGATACTAAATTTGTAGATAAGAAAGGAATGCTTAAAGAAGATAAATTAATTAACTTTGCTACTGCTGCGCCTACACCAGATTTATTTCCTATAGCCCCTTTTAAGAGGTTGCTCAATAAAGTTTTAGATCGAGATGGAGGTTATGCCTTTGGTTATCAGAAGAGTCAGGGATATATGCCTTTAAGAGACTCGATTAGTAAATATATTAAAAGCTATGATATAGATGCTAAGCTAGATGAAATACAGATTGTTTCTGGAGCCCAACAAGGCATTGATATTTTAGCAAAGACTTTTCTAGACTATGGAGATACTGTTTTTGTTGAACGACCTACTTATCCAGGAGCTATATCTGTTTTTAAATCCAGAAGGGCCAATATAGTAGATATAACAATTGAATCAGATGGTATAAATATAGAAGAATTAGAGACTAAATTAAAGGTTAATAAAGCAAAGTTTCTTTATTTAATGCCAAATTTCCAAAACCCAACAGGATATAGCTATTCCCAGGAGAAGAAGAATAAGATACTAGAATTGGCTAGAGAGCATGATCTATTAATTATAGAGGATGATTGTTTAAGTGATTTGAACTATGGAGTAAATAAAAAATTGTCGTTAAAATCTCAAGATACTGAAGGAAGGGTAATTTATATTAAGAGTTTTTCTAAAATATTTATGCCAGGTTTAAGGTTGGCGTTTTTAATCATTCCTCAGAGATATTTTAATGATATTTTATTATCGAAATATATGTCAGATATTTTTACTGATGGATTAGTACAGCGGGTACTAGACCTGTATTTTAGAGAAGAAGTTTGGGAAAAACAAATTTCTAAAGTGGAAAAGACCTATCAAAAAAGATATGAAGTTATGATTAAATCTTTAAAAAGTAATTTACCAGTAGAAATTAACTTTAATCCACCTCTTGGAGGTCTTAATGTTTGGTTGGATTTACCAGAAGGGATTTCTGGGAAGAAGATACATGATAAGGGCTTAAAAGAGGGGATAAATATTGCGCCAGGGCAGGTCTTTTATAATAGTCAGAGAGAAGAAAATAAACTTAGGCTAAGTATTGCTGCAGTTACTACTAAGGAGATAGAAATGGGGATTAAGATTTTGTCTAAAATAATCAAAGAAGAATTATCCAATCAAGAATATGATTGGGATAATAGTATTATGCCTTTAATTTAA
- the ribD gene encoding bifunctional diaminohydroxyphosphoribosylaminopyrimidine deaminase/5-amino-6-(5-phosphoribosylamino)uracil reductase RibD, with protein MTDKDYMQLALDLARQAEGRTTPNPLVGAVIVKGGKIVGQGYHHYAGGPHAEINALREAGKDAKGAIVYLTLEPCSHYGKTPPCANTLIKAEVKKVVIAMEDPNPKVAGNGIKLLNEAGIETEVGLLKEEAKKLNEVFLKYITTNRPFVILKNAMTLDGRIATKTGDSKWITGKESRALVHRIRDKVDGILVGVGTVLADNPRLTTRLGEGGEDPIRIILDSSLEIPLDAKVINQDSSAQTIIATVKTSNKEKKMRLENLGVEIIEAGERGLVDLDILLKKLGEREITSLLVEGGSRVNSSFLEERLVDKIYYFIAPKIIGGLDAIPVLGGKGVERIEEGIKLVDKKITQLGDDILIVAYPQYLAK; from the coding sequence ATGACCGATAAAGATTATATGCAGCTAGCACTAGATCTGGCTCGACAAGCAGAGGGTAGGACAACTCCTAATCCTCTCGTAGGAGCAGTGATAGTAAAAGGGGGGAAGATAGTTGGTCAAGGATATCATCATTATGCTGGGGGACCTCATGCAGAGATTAATGCTTTAAGGGAAGCAGGAAAAGATGCCAAAGGGGCTATCGTTTATTTAACTTTAGAGCCTTGTTCTCATTATGGGAAGACTCCTCCCTGTGCTAATACATTAATTAAAGCAGAGGTTAAGAAAGTGGTCATAGCTATGGAAGATCCTAATCCTAAGGTAGCGGGAAATGGCATTAAGCTACTTAATGAGGCAGGAATTGAGACTGAGGTAGGTTTATTAAAAGAAGAAGCCAAGAAATTAAATGAGGTATTTCTTAAATATATTACAACTAACAGGCCTTTTGTAATTTTAAAGAATGCTATGACTTTAGATGGCAGAATCGCTACTAAAACCGGTGATTCTAAATGGATTACTGGAAAAGAGTCCCGTGCTTTAGTTCATAGAATAAGGGACAAAGTTGATGGAATCTTAGTTGGGGTTGGGACTGTGTTGGCTGATAATCCAAGACTAACTACTAGACTAGGAGAAGGTGGAGAAGATCCAATTAGGATTATTTTAGATAGTAGCTTAGAAATACCTCTAGATGCTAAGGTTATTAATCAAGACTCTTCTGCACAGACGATTATAGCTACTGTTAAGACTTCCAATAAAGAAAAGAAGATGAGATTAGAAAATTTAGGAGTAGAAATAATTGAAGCTGGTGAAAGAGGATTAGTAGATTTGGATATATTATTAAAGAAATTAGGTGAACGGGAAATAACTAGCTTATTAGTTGAAGGTGGAAGTAGAGTAAACTCATCATTTCTAGAAGAAAGATTAGTGGATAAAATTTATTATTTTATTGCTCCCAAGATTATTGGAGGTTTAGATGCTATTCCTGTGTTAGGAGGAAAGGGAGTAGAAAGAATAGAAGAGGGAATTAAACTAGTAGATAAGAAGATTACACAATTAGGAGATGATATTCTTATAGTTGCTTACCCGCAATATTTGGCTAAATAA
- the pdxT gene encoding pyridoxal 5'-phosphate synthase glutaminase subunit PdxT gives MLKIGVLSLQGGVEEHLKLLSKIKNISPFSVKKKKDFIDLDGLILPGGESTTLGKLLDIFDLKDSIIDLAYKGVPIWGTCAGMILLAKKIDGEKSHLNLMDINVKRNGYGNQLDSFKTTAIIPKISKFEVPLTFIRAPYATEVASNAEVLLELDNKIVAIEQDNLLATSFHPELDEDLKIHEYFVKKVKAFKGSKLKAAK, from the coding sequence ATGCTTAAGATTGGTGTTTTATCATTGCAAGGAGGAGTAGAAGAACATCTTAAACTATTAAGTAAGATTAAGAATATTTCCCCTTTTAGTGTTAAGAAAAAAAAGGATTTTATTGACTTAGACGGTCTAATTTTACCTGGTGGTGAAAGTACTACTCTTGGGAAATTGCTTGATATTTTTGATTTAAAAGATAGCATTATAGATTTAGCTTATAAGGGAGTACCAATTTGGGGAACCTGTGCTGGGATGATATTGTTAGCCAAAAAGATTGATGGTGAAAAAAGCCATCTCAATCTAATGGATATTAACGTTAAACGAAATGGATATGGTAATCAGCTTGATAGTTTCAAAACCACTGCAATTATTCCTAAAATATCTAAGTTTGAAGTGCCTTTAACCTTTATTCGAGCTCCTTATGCTACTGAAGTTGCTTCCAATGCAGAGGTATTACTTGAATTAGATAATAAAATCGTTGCTATAGAACAAGATAATTTATTGGCTACTTCCTTCCATCCAGAATTAGATGAGGACTTAAAAATACACGAATACTTTGTGAAGAAGGTTAAAGCTTTTAAAGGTTCAAAGTTAAAAGCAGCTAAATAA